The proteins below come from a single Crossiella sp. CA-258035 genomic window:
- a CDS encoding tetratricopeptide repeat protein has translation MSEETFALVRHWMSVRQPERALDALAQLPGEDAVGYPATVFRASALWMLDRNEEAARVAADGISRFGPDLPLLQVLGNTRHELGQWPAAEEALLAALHQDPEQPQLLCDYARLCLSAGQVDKAERLVARAAHHDPHLEAAGQVRAMIALARGQDAEAVRHSADTLAQDPDSTAARAMHGNAAAQTGDVDQAYRSFRAAAAAEPGNAAYVAAAREARVAAHPALRPLRLMYRIGPMKLWLGFMLVLLGLRAAGLLPLALGLTVIWVLYCVYSWVAPPLVRRWLERNR, from the coding sequence CAGCCCGAGCGCGCGCTCGACGCGCTGGCCCAGCTGCCCGGTGAGGACGCGGTCGGCTACCCGGCCACGGTGTTCCGGGCCAGCGCGCTGTGGATGCTGGACCGCAACGAGGAGGCGGCCCGGGTCGCCGCCGACGGCATCAGCCGGTTCGGGCCGGACCTGCCGCTGCTGCAGGTGCTCGGCAACACCCGGCACGAGCTGGGCCAGTGGCCGGCGGCCGAGGAGGCGCTGCTGGCCGCGCTGCACCAGGACCCGGAACAGCCGCAGCTGCTCTGCGACTACGCGCGGCTGTGCCTGTCCGCCGGGCAGGTGGACAAGGCGGAGCGGCTGGTCGCGCGGGCCGCACACCACGATCCGCACCTGGAGGCGGCCGGCCAGGTCCGGGCGATGATCGCGCTGGCCCGCGGCCAGGACGCCGAGGCGGTGCGGCACAGCGCGGACACCCTGGCGCAGGACCCGGACTCCACCGCGGCGCGGGCCATGCACGGCAACGCCGCGGCCCAGACCGGGGACGTGGACCAGGCCTACCGGTCCTTCCGGGCGGCCGCGGCCGCCGAACCCGGCAACGCCGCCTACGTCGCGGCCGCCCGCGAGGCCAGGGTGGCCGCGCACCCGGCGCTGCGGCCGCTGCGGCTGATGTACCGGATCGGGCCGATGAAGCTGTGGCTGGGCTTCATGCTGGTGCTGCTGGGCCTGCGCGCGGCCGGGTTGCTGCCGCTGGCCCTCGGGCTGACCGTGATCTGGGTCCTCTACTGCGTCTACTCGTGGGTGGCGCCGCCGCTGGTGCGCCGCTGGTTGGAGCGGAACCGATGA
- a CDS encoding ATP-binding protein: MSEHRIESLRRAVAASPEDPMLRLMLAEELANAGQTSAALDEYDWLLHHDADLTESLVHIGELAAAEQRLPLLRACLEHARQAGIVEGVGKLQRLVDELLTARGAIRVTAEGRAGERPEGPAARAETLTFDQIGGMTEVKQLIHRMIILPLSRPELYAKYGRRTGGGVLLYGPPGCGKTMMARATAGECGLPFVNVRIEDVMDPYLGVSEQNLHAAFETARAQAPCVLFLDELDALAFARHKHHGSDARRLVDVLLQELDAIGSDNDGVLVLAATNAPWDVDEAMLRPGRFDRVVFVPPPDAPARAEILRVLLAAAPTDGVDPGRLAEPTALFSGADLRAVTERAIDAVIDEALRTGAEPPLRMAHLEQALAQVRPSTVDWLVRAKAYVEFANQSERYSDVAEYLAAKEVRRRLSR; this comes from the coding sequence ATGAGCGAGCACCGGATCGAGTCGCTGCGCCGCGCGGTCGCGGCCAGTCCGGAGGACCCCATGCTGCGGCTGATGCTGGCCGAGGAGCTGGCGAACGCGGGCCAGACTTCAGCGGCGCTGGACGAGTACGACTGGCTGCTGCACCACGACGCCGACCTCACCGAGTCGTTGGTGCACATCGGCGAGCTGGCCGCGGCCGAGCAGCGGCTGCCGCTGCTGCGCGCCTGCCTGGAACACGCCAGGCAGGCCGGGATCGTGGAGGGCGTCGGCAAGCTGCAACGGCTGGTCGACGAGCTGCTCACCGCGCGCGGCGCGATCAGGGTCACCGCCGAGGGGCGTGCCGGTGAGCGGCCGGAGGGTCCGGCGGCGCGGGCGGAAACGCTGACCTTCGACCAGATCGGCGGCATGACCGAGGTCAAGCAGCTGATCCACCGCATGATCATCCTGCCGCTGTCCCGGCCGGAGCTCTACGCCAAGTACGGCCGCCGCACCGGTGGCGGCGTGCTGCTGTACGGGCCGCCCGGCTGCGGCAAGACCATGATGGCCCGTGCCACCGCCGGGGAGTGCGGGCTGCCGTTCGTCAACGTCCGGATCGAGGACGTGATGGACCCCTACCTCGGGGTGTCCGAGCAGAACCTGCACGCCGCCTTCGAGACCGCCCGCGCCCAGGCGCCCTGCGTGCTGTTCCTGGACGAGCTGGACGCGCTGGCCTTCGCCCGGCACAAGCACCACGGCTCCGACGCCCGCCGGCTGGTGGACGTGCTGTTGCAGGAGCTGGACGCGATCGGCTCGGACAACGACGGGGTGCTGGTGCTGGCCGCCACCAACGCGCCGTGGGACGTGGACGAGGCGATGCTGCGACCCGGCCGGTTCGACCGGGTGGTGTTCGTGCCGCCGCCGGATGCCCCGGCCCGCGCGGAGATCCTGCGTGTGCTGCTGGCCGCCGCGCCCACCGACGGCGTGGACCCCGGCAGGCTGGCCGAGCCGACCGCGCTGTTCAGCGGCGCGGACCTGCGCGCGGTCACCGAGCGCGCGATCGACGCGGTGATCGACGAGGCGCTGCGCACCGGCGCGGAGCCACCGCTGCGGATGGCCCACCTGGAACAGGCCCTCGCCCAGGTTCGTCCGTCCACTGTGGACTGGCTGGTGCGGGCCAAGGCGTACGTGGAGTTCGCCAACCAGTCCGAGCGCTACTCCGATGTGGCCGAGTACCTGGCGGCCAAGGAGGTCCGGCGCAGGCTCAGCCGGTGA
- a CDS encoding DUF6314 family protein encodes MGADREEAGVNVSAQQLFAALPGEWRFSRVITGQGTASGLARFQPAGADELHYREDGTLTLDAGYTGPAYREYRYRLDGEALQVCFPDGRIMHTLRPDAEAATHLCGADVYTGHYRLADPDTFHISYEVAGPHKDFTIATVFRRVTG; translated from the coding sequence GTGGGAGCGGATCGGGAGGAGGCCGGGGTGAACGTCAGCGCGCAGCAGCTGTTCGCCGCGCTGCCCGGCGAATGGCGGTTCAGCCGGGTGATCACCGGGCAGGGCACCGCGAGCGGCTTGGCCCGGTTCCAGCCCGCCGGAGCAGACGAGCTGCACTACCGCGAGGACGGCACGCTCACCCTGGACGCCGGCTACACCGGGCCCGCCTACCGCGAGTACCGCTACCGGCTCGACGGCGAGGCGCTCCAGGTCTGCTTCCCGGACGGCCGGATCATGCACACCCTGCGCCCGGACGCCGAGGCGGCCACCCACCTGTGCGGCGCGGACGTCTACACCGGCCACTACCGGCTGGCCGACCCGGACACCTTCCACATCTCCTACGAGGTGGCCGGGCCGCACAAGGACTTCACCATCGCCACCGTGTTCCGGCGGGTCACCGGCTGA
- a CDS encoding FAD-dependent oxidoreductase translates to MGARLAIIGAGPAGLATARAARAAGLEPVLFERETELGGVWRPGDGAAWAGMTTNLSHQLCSFSEQVWPERTRDFPFQGEVHGYLSAYASGLGPRYGCAVTEVAPSGGGWAVTWTEAGREHREVFDTAVLASGVFSRPWLPELPGRFDGESLHSSRYRGAERFAGKRVAVVGMSFSGTEIAAELAGAGVATTAVTGRPFWILPRYEDGVPRDLRGMTRHRQQERTRLPRAQANRAANTRYDALGGNPGQFDARLTLDPSSTEPPHLVTSDRLPGLLTDGALRIAVGQVTALSHNGLVLIDGSTVDCDAVVWCTGYRPELPLPAPLLAEVSFADDWLQPILLHGCTFHPALPGLAFVGVYRGPFFAVIELQARWAVEVLSGAIPPPAPEVMRAGIQAELDIRLARPRPQFPHGDYVGFADRLAGEFGVLPSLDPAGEWYEQLWHGPVVAGHYRLSGPGANPELAARQLRSAWERIGRRPG, encoded by the coding sequence GTGGGGGCGAGACTGGCGATCATTGGCGCGGGTCCGGCGGGACTGGCCACGGCACGGGCGGCGCGGGCGGCCGGACTGGAGCCGGTGCTGTTCGAGCGGGAGACCGAGCTGGGCGGGGTGTGGCGGCCCGGCGACGGTGCGGCCTGGGCCGGCATGACGACCAACCTGTCGCACCAGCTGTGCTCGTTCTCCGAGCAGGTCTGGCCGGAGCGGACCAGGGACTTCCCGTTCCAGGGCGAGGTGCACGGGTACCTGTCCGCCTACGCGAGTGGGCTCGGTCCGCGTTACGGCTGCGCGGTCACCGAGGTCGCGCCCTCGGGTGGCGGCTGGGCGGTGACCTGGACCGAGGCGGGGCGGGAACATCGCGAGGTCTTCGACACGGCGGTGCTCGCCTCCGGGGTGTTCTCCCGGCCCTGGCTGCCCGAGCTGCCGGGGCGATTTGACGGGGAGTCACTGCACAGCAGCCGGTACCGGGGTGCGGAGCGGTTCGCGGGCAAGCGGGTCGCGGTGGTGGGGATGTCCTTCAGCGGCACCGAGATCGCGGCTGAGCTGGCCGGGGCGGGGGTGGCGACCACGGCGGTGACCGGCAGGCCGTTCTGGATCCTGCCGCGCTACGAGGACGGTGTGCCGCGCGACCTGCGCGGTATGACCCGCCACCGTCAGCAGGAGCGGACCCGGCTGCCGAGGGCGCAGGCCAACCGCGCGGCGAACACCCGCTACGACGCTCTGGGCGGCAACCCTGGTCAGTTCGACGCCCGGCTCACCCTGGACCCGTCCTCGACCGAGCCGCCGCACCTGGTCACCTCCGACCGGTTGCCCGGCCTGCTCACCGACGGCGCGCTGCGGATCGCGGTCGGCCAGGTGACCGCGTTGTCGCACAACGGTTTGGTGCTCATTGATGGGTCCACTGTGGACTGTGACGCGGTGGTCTGGTGCACGGGCTACCGGCCCGAGCTGCCGCTGCCCGCGCCGCTACTGGCCGAGGTCTCCTTCGCCGACGACTGGTTGCAGCCGATCCTGTTGCACGGCTGCACCTTCCACCCCGCGCTGCCCGGACTGGCCTTCGTCGGCGTGTACCGCGGGCCGTTCTTCGCGGTGATCGAGCTCCAGGCCCGCTGGGCGGTCGAGGTGCTCTCCGGCGCGATCCCGCCCCCTGCGCCGGAGGTGATGCGGGCCGGAATCCAGGCGGAGCTGGACATCCGGCTGGCCCGGCCGCGGCCGCAGTTCCCGCACGGCGACTACGTGGGCTTCGCCGACCGGCTGGCCGGGGAGTTCGGGGTGCTGCCGTCGCTGGATCCGGCGGGGGAGTGGTACGAGCAGCTCTGGCACGGGCCGGTGGTCGCCGGGCACTACCGGCTCAGCGGTCCTGGCGCGAACCCGGAGCTGGCCGCGCGGCAGTTACGATCGGCGTGGGAGCGGATCGGGAGGAGGCCGGGGTGA